The Pseudomonas solani genome segment CTTCATCGTTCCTTTTTGCGAGTAGGCGGGATGGAACTGAAGCAAGCGCTGGCGCAAGCCATCAAGGAGCTGAGAAAGAGCAAGGATCTTTCGCAGGAAACGGTGGGAGCGAGCCAGAGCTACATCAGCGATGTGGAGCGCGGCATCAAGAGCCCTTCGGTGATCAAGCTGGCCGAGCTGGCGGAGAACATGGGCGTGCACCCACTGACGATTCTGGCCAAGAGCTACCTGCTGGCAGACCCGGAACTGGGTGTGGATGAGCTGCTTGAGCAGTTGCGTCGGGAGCTTGAGAGCCTGTAGCGATTGCCGAGGCTGATCCGGGGCGGACTGGCCCGGCAGAGGTTGCGGCGTGCATGGCAAAGGCTCCTTATCTGGATAAACCACCTCGCCATTCTTCGCCGTCACTCGAAGAGTGGCCACGGCATTTACGACCCATTTGGTCTGCGGGAGAGAGCTGTCGAATGACGCCTCAAGACCCAACCGCTTAATGAACTACGCATCAACAAGGACCGTTATGCAACGAAACCCCAAATCCGCTACATCCAGCAGTCACCCGCTCAGCCACCGAGCCGCTCACCGCCTGAAAATCCCAGTCGCGGCAGTGCTTCTGATCAACACCCTCCCCGCCCTGTACGCCGCAGAATCCTCCTTCACAGGCAGTTGGTACCTGGACCTGCGCACGCCCGAACAGATTCAGGCCAAGGCTGAATGCGGTGGCGCGGGCTTCGAACTGGTGCAGCAAGGCAACACCGTGACCGGTACCCACTACTTCGCCACGGTCAACTGCGGCCGGATCAACGAAGGTGGGGAAGTCAAAGGAACGGTTACGGGCTCGGAGGCTGTGCTGTATGTCACCAGCGGTAGAAATGGGGAGGTTGTTAGAGGCAGGGCGACGTTGCAGGGTGGGCAACTCAGATGGCAGACGTTGGAGGAGATTAAAGAGGGGGGGCCGGAGGGGGATTCGGGGCTTGTTTTGGGGGAAGGGGTTCTAGAGCGTGCATACCGCCCAGCCACGCCGTGAAGCATGCTTGGCTCGTTACGCGCTCAGCCTAGGCTCAACAAATGATTGCGCATCATATAGTTAACACCAGCCCACTCAACTCCGATTGATAAACAGTGTCATGGTCATTAGTGTCTGCAAAAAATTACCGAGGGCAAGGCATGGAAGCTTCTGTAGCGAAAATCATCAGTCCGATCTTCAAAATATTACTGGGGCCAATTTGGAGATTTTTAGTAGGACATTTCGCTCCTGGAATTCTATGGAGCAACTGTTTCCGGGCCGCGGCAATCAGCGCAAACGTCGATAGCACGCTAGCGCTTGCCTTGGCGAAATCACCTGCTCTAGAACGACTCATGACCAACACCTTTAAGTCTGACCGCGCAGTACCTACGGCGACAGATTTTGCTGTTTCACTGTTATTCGAGCTCCATGATTCCGGCCTGCCACCTAGAAAGATCCCACCATTGTCGAATATCAGGCATTTCGCAGTGGATGCTCGGCGGGCCTGGCTCAATGGTGTAATAAAAAACACAATATTGAGAAGCCGATTTCAATCTGCTCGCGACGAGCACCCCGCGAAGTTTATGAACCTAGGTTCGTCTTGCCTTGATACACAGGGGCTAGCTTGGGATGACATTGAAGCATTGCGATACTTCTATTTTGAGGGCTTCTCAGCCCCAGACGCGACGGAGACTGTATGCGTATGGCTCCCTGACCTTGAAGGAATTGTTCACTACGATCCAGAAAATAGACACGTAGTTGAGGTCGTGCTCAACACATCCACTGGAGCAGACCGTGGATTCTTTCGTGTAGGTTACGATTACTCGCTAAAGCGTACTGGTGATCGCCTCCATGTTTGTTTTCTAAATACGAAGACGAGAATGGAGGCCGGACACTTCGGTAAATACTGCGTTGGCAGAGCAACGAACACGACACTGTGGGCTCGATGACTCCCAGTTTGCAGGCCCGCTGAAAATGTACTGGGCCGCTATTCGTGAGCGCCAACTTTGGGTCAAAGCTGCTGGTAGTGGTGGGCAGCTATCGGCCAGAAGCGAACGCGACAGTTCAGCAGCCCTACGCTGAGTCTAACGGCCTTGTACTTATGTCTAAATTGCTAAGGCCGCCTACGCAATAGAGTGCCCTATCCAAGAAGCCCTTTCTGCTTTCAGGTAATCGCCATGGACGACGTAGCAATAACGCATTCTGATGTGTACCAGAGCTGGCAAAAACACCTCTTCAATTTCAATCTGGACGATCCTAAAGCCAAGGTGCCTGGTCTGCGGAAGCCGCAACTAGCTGCGCTTTACGCGACCCTTGGTCATTTGGTGGTCGACCCCGCAACTACGGCCACCGTAGTCATGCCCACCGGCACAGGGAAAACCGACACAATGCTCGCGCTGATCATCGCGGCGAGGATGAGCCGGACATTGATCCTTGTACCGTCGGACGCCCTCAGAACTCAGTTAGTGAATAAGTGCGCTGAGATGAAGACGCTTCGTACAGTGGGGGCCGTATCGGACACGGCGCTCAATCCCATTGTGGCGGCCATCGATTCGAAGCTGGTTGAGGCGCAGGTCGCTGAATTGGCTACGGCCAACATCATTGTGGCCACTCCCCAGGCCCTACTGCTATTCGAGGACGCTGCCTTGGGGGTGCTGGTCAACATGTGCAGCCACTTGATGATCGATGAGGCTCACCATGTCGTGGCAGCCAGTTGGAGTCGAATCAAAACAGCTTTCAAGGGCAAACCTTGTATACAGCTCACAGCGACGCCATTTCGGGAGGATGGCCTGGCTCTGGCTGGCAAGATCATCTACAACTACCCACTCCGGGATGCGCAGCTTGATGGTTATTTCAAAGGCATCGAGTTCCATCCGGTACGAGAATACAACCTCAATCTGTCCGACCAAGCCATCGCAGACAAGGCCGTTGAGCTGCTCCGGGCTGATCTCAAGGCAGGCTACAACCATTTGATGATGGTGCGTGCCAAGTCCCACAAGCGGGCGACAGACCTATTTGAGATTTACAAACAGCATCCCGACCTGACGCCAGTTCTGATTCACAGCAAGGTGCCGAACCAGGCCAGGGTGATGGCGGATATCGTCGAGAAGAAGCACCGGATCATCGTCTGTGTCGACATGCTTGGCGAAGGCTTCGATCTGCCCGAGCTCAAAATCGCCGCCATTCATGATCAACACCAAAGCCCAGCTGTAACGCTCCAGTTCATTGGTCGACTGACGAGAGTAGATGCGGCTCTTGGTGATGCCAAGTTTGTTGCCAATATCGCTAACCAGAAGACTGACCACCAAATGGCAGCCCTGTACAAGGAGAGTGCTGACTGGAGTGCAGTCATTCGCGACGTGAGCGAGAAAAAGGTCAGCCGGGAAATTGAAAAGGCGGACTTCAGCGAGCAGTTTGCCGATGGTGAAGATGCTCAGGTGATTTTTGGACTAAACCCGAACCCCAAAATTAGCGCAGTGGCATATCACGTCTCTCCCCAGGACTGGACACCACAGCGTGCGCAGGGGCTGGATGGGCGCAGAGAAAAACTGCAGTACATCTCGACCAATGATCAGGCCGATACAGTCATAGCTGTGACCCGGCGAGAGACGCCGGTTGGATGGGCTCAGACAGAAGAAATCCTCGATACCAATTGGAATCTGTACATCGCCTTCTATAACAAGGCGCAGAGCACCCTCTTCGTTCACACCTCAGGTGACGACACCCAGGCAACTCACTTTCTCAACCTGGTGACCAGAGCCTCCCGCCGCATCAATGGTGAGCCGGCCTTCCGTACGCTCCACGACATCAAACTGATGAAGCTGCAGAACGTTGGCCTATCACGCGCCCGGAAAGACCTGCGGTTCACGATGCACGTGGGGCGCGATATCAATCAAGTGATCAGCGATATTGAGAAGGGCAACGCGACAAAATCCAATATTTTCGCCACCGGCTTTGAGGATGGCGAACGAACTACCGTGGGCTGCTCGCAAAAAGGCAAGATCTGGGAGATGAACTCCTCTCCGATCAACTACTGGGTCGAGTGGTGCAAGCGCATGTCGGTCAAACTCAACGACAACACTATCGACCCTGCTGACGTGCTCAAAAATGTCATGCGTGTTGAGCAGATCAAGGACAGATGGCCAGAGGGCCTGTTTTACTCCGACTGGCCTGAGTCAATCGCGATCGAAAGCGAGCAAAGGATCGCATTGTATTTTCAGGGAGAGACTTTCAACCTCCTCGACGTCGAGCTTGGTAAGCCTGAGTACATTGACGCGCGGACGCTGGAGATACCCGTCCTTGTCGCGGGGAACGATGGCGATGAACGCCGCCTCACTACCATCTCCATCAATTTGTTGGAGGACGGCTACAAGACGTCCTGTCCAGGCGTGAAGATTCTTTACCCCCACGAAATGCCACTGGACTCCTACCTGGATGCCGAGCCGCTTGTATTGCTCAAGGTCGACGGTTCCATGGTGCAAGGCAACTACCGCCATTACTCGCTCAACAGCATGGATGTAAAACTGCCTGCCGATTTGCTCGAACCCTGGGATTGGGGAGCGACGAAAATCTATCAGGAGTCCATGCGTGCAGAGCGACGTAAAGACTCAGTACAAGGCTTCACTTTTGACAAGATCGCTGATGAATACTCCATCGTCTTCAACGATGACGGCAAAGGCGAAATCGCTGATCTAGTGGCAATTCGGGAAAACAAGAACGCCATATACGTCGACCTCTACCACTGCAAATACTGCCCTATGACGAATGGCGTGGCTGCGCCCGGGGCGCGCGTCGCCGACGTCTATGAAGTATGCGGCCAGGCGTCGAGATCGGTGAAATGGCTGTACACGGGCGACAAGTTCTTCAACCGATTGATGGATCGTTACCAGCAATCACTGCTCAAGGGCTTCGACAGAATCCTGAAAGGCACGCCTCAACAACTGGAGATACTGCGCAACAAATGCCACGACCATGAGCTGATCTTCAAGTTTGTGATCGTTCAACCCGCAATATCAGCGAAGATGGTGTCGAAGGAGCAGTTGGCCGTATTGGGAACGAGCTACTCATACATCAAGAGCATTTCGGGATCAGACATCAAGGTTATTGTTAGCCCTTAACCGAGTCGCATCAGCGGAATGGCAGCCGATTCCGCTGATGTCATGTATGACCGTGCCTTCGATACCTACTTCGCTTTGCCACCACAGGTTTGTGTAAATCTCCTAGGTACTCGATGGCCGCTCCTGGCGGATAGCTGCCTATCATCCACGCCTCTCCGCTGAACAGTTAACGCTGGAATAATCTGTCTCCGAGCCTCACTAACAGCGTAAATCCCACTCATGACCGACCTCACTCGACCTCTTCCACTCCGCCTTCCACGCGCGCGAAATCGACGCCGCCCTGAAGGCACTCGCCAACCTCGACGATCAGACCACCGCCCCACTGCTTGCAAAGCTGCTGCTGGAGCACTGGCATGAGGCACATGAAGACATCGTTTTCGAACTGGGGCTGATCGGCAAGCCCAGCACCACGGCAGCCATCGCCAGAGCTGCGGAGATGAGGTTTGAGTACCTCATCGACTGGGACAATCTCCACGCCTTTCAGTGCAAGTGCGCTTATGCGCTGGCACGCATTGGCACGACCGAGACAAAAGTGGCGTTGGAGTTGATAGCGAAGCATTCCGACCCGATGCTGCGTGAGTACGGCCAGGAGGGTCTGGACCACTGGCCCATCCCGTACAAGGGCGGCGATGTCCCCATCCAGGGCGGGCCGTATGTGCGGTCGGTTGGCCATGTGTCGGGCGGAAGCCGTGGTTGCGGAGCCGCCAGTGTAAGCGCCGGCTCACTCTGTTCGCAGCAGTTGAATTCGTTTCGCCAGCTGTGCCAGCCGTCATCACCTCGGCGCCACCTTCTTCGGACGATGCCACACCGCAAAGGGGACCGGCGCGCAGCCGGCCTCTCTGCCCACAACGCCGCACACGGCTATGTTCGCTAACGAACAGACGACACGGACGCCGCCCGATAGGCTCGTCAACCTTCAAAATTGCCCTCGGGCAACACGCCGCTTCATCGAGCCATCTACCCCGGCTCACCGCCACCACGCCTGCTGCGCTCGATAGGCAGGCGCGTCGTGCAAGGGACCCATATGGACAGCATTCGTACCCGCGCCTGGCTGGCGCGCCTGCATTTTCGCTACGCACAGTGGCGTACCTCACGACGCAAATTCGAGTATGAGCCCATCCTCCGCGCGGAACTGTTCAGCAGCGAGCAGATGGCCGCATACGGCGCCTGGCTGGCCCAGCACCACCATGTAGGCCGGCATCCGGTCCGCGATACGTTGCTGGCACGCCTGGCGCAGAACGAGATCACCCTGACGAGCAGTTGCCTGGCCCTCAACAGCGCTCCCGGGCCGAACCAGAACGTCACACCGGCAGCGGAATGGCTGCTGGACAACTTCTACCTGGTCGAAGAGCACATCCGCACCGCCAAGAGCCATCTGCCAAGAGGCTACAGTCGTGAGCTGCCACGCCTGGCAAGCGGCCCGTCGGCGGGCCTGCCCAGGGTCTACGACATCGCGCTGGAAACCATTTCCCATGGGGATGGCCGGGTCGACGGCGAGAGCCTGAGCCGCTTCGTCGCGGCCTATCAGAGCGTCACGCCCCTGACCCTGGGCGAGCTATGGGCGATCCCCATAATGCTGCGCCTGGCGCTGATCGAGAACCTGCGGCGCGTCGCCTCGCGGGTGATGGTCAACTGGGACGAGCACATCCTGGCCAACGACTGGGCCGACCGCCTTATCGAAACCGCCGAACGGGACGCCAAGAGCGTGGTGCTGACAGTGGCGGACATGGCGCGCTCCGCCCCTCCGCTCACCGCGTCCTTCGTCGCCGAGCTGACAAGACGCCTGCAGGGGCAGAGCGCCGCACTGGTCCTGCCCATGACGTGGATCGAGCAGGCACTTGCCGAAGGAGGCCTCAGCATCGAGCGCCTGGTGCGCCTGGACGCCCAGCAGCAGGCTGCCGAGCAGGTCTCGATCGGCAACAGCATCGGCAGCCTGCGCCTGCTCTCGGCTACCGACTGGCGTGAATTCGTCGAAAACCTGAGCCAGGTCGAACAGGTGCTACGCACAGATCCGGCGGGCATCTACCCGCTCATGGACTTCGCCAGCCGCGACCGCTATCGACACGAGGTCGAACGCCTGGCCAGGACCTGTGCCCGCAGCGAAGAGGACGTCGCCGAAGCCGCTGTCCTGCTCAGCGTCGCCAACCCGGAAACGGCCCCGACCGGGCACGTGGGTTACTACCTGATCGACCATGGCCTCGCCGAACTGGAACGGAGCATCGCGGCGCGCATCCCAATGGCCCAGCGCTGGCAGCGCCTGCTGCGAAGCGCACCCCTGGCGTTCTTCCTGACGCCCGCCCTGCTCCTCACGCTGGCGTTTGCCTGGCCATTCATCGACGCCTCGCGGCGCGATGGCGTCCCGACCTACCTGCTGGTACCGCTCGCCATCGGCGCGCTGCTGATGACCAGCCGACTGGCCATCGGCCTGGTGAACTGGCTGGTGACCCTGACCGTCGTACCCAACCCCTTGCCACGCCTGGACTACAGCAAGGGCATCCCGAGGGATGCCTGCACCCTGGTCGTGATACCCACCTTGATCGCCCATGCCGGAGACGTCGAGGAACTGGCCGAAGGCCTGGAAGTCCGCTATCTCGCGAACCGGGACGGCAACCTGTACTTCGCGCTGCTCACTGATTTCCTGGACGCCCCCACCGAGGTGATCGACGCGGACGCTAGCCTGCTGGGCATGGCGCGGCTGCAGATCGAAGCGCTCAACGCGAAGTACCCGAACAGCGAGGGAGATCGTTTCTTCCTGCTCCACCGGCCACGGCAATGGAACCCGTCCGATCGGACCTGGATGGGGTATGAGCGAAAGCGCGGTAAGCTCGCGGAACTCAATGCGCTGCTCCGAGGACGAGGTCGGGAGCGCTTCGCGCTGATAGTCGGTGACATCGACGCGCTGCCTGCGGTCCGCTACGTAATCACCCTGGATACCGACACCCAGCTGCCACGCGATGTTGCCCGCCAGCTCGTCGGCGCCATGGAGCACCCGCTCAACCGTGCGACCTTCGACCCGCGCCTGGGACATATCAGCAGCGGCTACGCCATTCTCCAGCCACGCATCGGCATCAGCCTGCCGAGCACGGCAAGGTCGGCCTATGCCCGCCTTTTCGGCAGCGATGCCGGTGTGGACCCTTACACGCGTGTCGTGTCGGATGTCTACCAGGACCTGTTCCAGCACGGCTCCTTCATTGGCAAAGGCATCTATTGCATCGATGCGTTCGAGCAAGCCCTTGAAGGTTGCTTCCCGGAAAACTGCATCCTCAGCCACGACCTGATCGAAGGATGCTACGCGCGCTCAGGCCTGCTCAGTGACGTGCAACTCTACGAAGAGCACCCCGCCCGCTACAGCGCCGACGTCAAGCGCCGTCACCGCTGGATTCGCGGTGACTGGCAACTGCTGCCCTGGGCGCTGCCCTGGACGCCCTGCCCCGAAGGCGGCACCGAACGCAACCGCCTGAGCGTCCTCGCACGCTGGAAGATCCTCGACAACCTGCGGCGCAGCCTGGAGCAGGTGGCGCTCCTGGGCATGCTCGCCTGGGGCTGGCTGGTGTCCTCCCAGCCCTACATCTGGACCTCTGCACTGGTACTGCTGGTGCTCGCCCAACCGCTGCTGAACACATTGCTGGAGCTACTGCGCAAAGCCCCCGAGATTCCGCTTCGCGAACACCTGTCGGCGGCCTTTCGAACCTCCGGCATGCACTTCACCCGTGCACTGCTGAACCTAGCATGGCTGCCTCACGAAGCGCTCTATAGCCTCGATGCGATCATCCGAACCCTGTGGCGCATGGTGGTCAGCAGGAGGCACCTGCTGGAGTGGAATGCCTCCCGGGAGGTGGAGCGAGCCACCGGCAACGCGTTCCTCGGCCTTTATCGCAGCCTGTGGATCGCCCCACTGCTGGCGCTGTCGTTGCTGGCTCTGCTGCTGCCCAACCCCGACGTGCTGGTACTGGCCAGCCCCTTCCTGACCATCTGGCTGGTCAGCCCGGCCCTGGCCTGGTGGCTCAGTCGCCCCGCGGCGATCGCACATTTCTCCTGCTCCACCGACGACCTGCGTTTCCTGCATGTGCTGGCGCGCAAGACCTGGGCCTTCTTCGAGCAATATGTCGGCCCGGAGGACAACTGGTTGCCACCGGACAATATCCAGGAGCAGCCACGTGCCGCCATCGCTCATCGGACCTCACCCACCAACATGGGCATGGCGCTGCTATCCCATCTGGCCGCCCATGACTTCGGCTACCTGAGCGGTGGCTGCCTCCTGGATCGCCTGGAGCGGATGCTGGCCAGCATGGCCGGGCTGGAGCGCCATCGCGGCCACTTCTACAACTGGTACGACACCCGCACCCTCCAGCCCTTGCCGCCGCGCTACGTTTCCACCGTCGACAGCGGCAACCTTGCCGGACTGCTGCTGACCCTGCGTCCCGGTCTCATGGCACTGGCTGATGAACGACTGCTGGATCGGCGCGTGGCCGGTGGCCTGATGGACGGCATCGACACCGTTCTCGACGCGCTCCTCGCAACCGACCTTGATACCCGTGCGCTGATCGATCTGCGCGGCGAGGCCGAGGCGATGAGCCTGCAGAGCGGACTCGCGGACATTCCCCGGATGATCGGGCTGCTGCAGAGAACGGCAGATACCACCCGCCTCCTGTCACCAGGGGACACGACGGACGCAGCATTCTGGATCGACCAGTTGCATGGGCAGTGCATGGACCAGCAGCAGGAGCTGCAGCGTTTCCAGCTGCCGGAGCCCCTCCAGGCGAGCGATGCGGAACACAGCACCTGGCGCCGGATGGCCCAACTGGACGCCCGCCTCTGGAGCCCCGAACACCAGGACAGGGTGCAGGCGGTGCGCACGCTCGCCGCCGGGCGTGTGCAGGCCCTGGAGCGGCTTGCGGAAATGGCGGTCGCACTGGCGGACATGGATTTCACCTTCCTCTACGACACACGCCGAGACCTTTTCGTGATCGGCTACAACGTCGATGAACGTCGGCTCGACACCGCCTTCTATGACCTGCTCGCTTCCGAGATGCGCCTGACCAACTTCGTCGTCATCGCCCAGGGCCAGTTGCCGCAGGAGGGTTGGTTCACCCTTGGCCGGCTGCTCACCAGCAATGGTGGGGTACCGGTGCTTCTGTCCTGGTCCGGCTCGATGTTCGAGTACCTGATGCCCCTGCTGGTGATGCCCGGCTACGAAGGCACGCTGCTCGACCAGAGCTGCCGCGCGGCGGTGGCCAGGCAGATCGAACATGGCAATCAGAACGGCATTCCCTGGGGGGTTTCCGAATCGGGCTACAACACCCTCGACGCACAGTTCAACTACCAGTACCGCGCCTTCGGGGTACCGGGGCTGGGCCTCAAGCGCGGCCTCGGCGAAGACAGGGTGGTAGCCCCCTACGCCAGTGTCCTGGCCCTGATGGTGGCTCCCGAGGCCGCCTGCCGTAACCTCCAGCGCCTGACGTCGCTGGGCCTCGCGGGCCGCTTCGGACTCTATGAGGCGGTGGACTTCACAGAGGCGCGCCTGCCCCGTGGGCAGTCCTCGGCCATCGTCCGCTCCTTCATGGCCCACCATCAGGGCATGAGCCTGCTGGCACTCACCTGCCTGCTACTCGACCGCCCGATGCAGCGCCGCTTCGAGTCCGTGCCGCAGTTCCAGGCCACCCTGCTCCTGCTGCAGGAACGTGTCCCCAAGAGCGCGGTCCAGTACATCCACGCCACCAACGCGCCGGCTGACGAAGCCACGCGCCAAAACGAAACCAAGCTGCGCGTCTACGCTGATCCAGGCCGCAAACGCCCCGCCGTGCAGCTGCTCTCCAACGGTCGCTACCACGTGATGCTGAGCAACGCCGGTGGCGGTTACAGCAAACGGCGCGACCTGGCGATCACCCGCTGGCAGGAAGACTTCACCCGGGATGGCTACGGCATGTTCTGCTACCTGCGGGATGTCGCCAGCGGCGCCTACTGGTCGGCTGCGCACCAGCCGACCCTGCGCCACCCGGAATTCCATGAAGCCATCTTCACCGACGCACGAGCTGAATTCCGTGTTCGCGAATGCGACTTCGACAGCCACATGGAGATCGTCGTATCCCCGGAGGACGACATCGAGCTCAGGCGCCTGCACCTCACCAACCGCAGCCGCACGAGACGGAGCCTGGAGCTGACCAGCTATAGCGAGGTGGTGCTGGCACCTGCACTCAGTGACGCGATGCACCCGGCCTTCAGCAACCTCTTCGTGCAGACCGAGCTGCTGCGTCCGCTACAGGCCATCGTCTGCACCCGCCGCCCCCGCGCCAGCGACGAGGCGGTGCCCTGGATGTGCCACCTCCTGGCAGCGCACGGCGTGGACATCGACAGCATTTCCTACGAGACGGACCGCGCCCGTTTCATCGGCAGGGGACGCACGGTGGTAGCTCCGGCGGCTCTGGCCGAAGGCACGGAACAGCTCTCCGGCACCGCCGGCCCGGTACTGGACCCCATCGTGGCCATCCGCTGCCGCATCACCCTGGACCCCAACCAGACAGCCACCATCGACCTGGTGACCGGCATCGCGGACAGTCGCGAAGACTGCCTGCACCTGATCGAGAAATACCGCGACCGCCATCTGGCCGATCGCGTCTTCGACCTCGCCTGGACCCACAGCCAGGTGCTGCTGCGCCAGCTCAACGCGACAATGGCGGATGCCCGCCTGTTCGAGCAGATGGCGGCTGGCATCCTCTATGCGAATGCCGCACTGCGCACCGACCAGGCGACGCTGGTTGCCAACCGGCGCAACCAGTCAGGGCTATGGGGTCAAGGCATATCCGGCGACCTACCTATCGTTCTGCTGCAGATCGCCGCTCCTGCCAGCATCGAACTGGCCAGGCAGATGGTGCAGGCCCACACCTACTGGCGGCAGAAAGGCCTGGCGGTGGATCTCGTGATCTGGAACGAGGACCAGGCCGGCTACCGCCAGCACCTTCAGGACCTGATCATGGGGCTGGTCACCTCCGGCAGCGAGGCCAACCTGGTGGACCGCCCCGGCGGTATCTTCGTGCGCCCTGCACAACAGCTCTCAGGCGAGGACCGAACCCTGATCCTCGCCGTGGCACGCCTGGTGATCAACGACAGCAAGGGCAGCCTCGCCGAGCAGGTCCAAAGGCGCCGGGCCGAACCATCGCTGGGCCGCTTCGAGCCATCCGCCGCAGCCCCGCAACCACGTGCACTGCCGCAAGACCTGCCGCGCCCACCGCAACGGGTGCTGACCAACGCTTACGGCGGCTTCAGTGCCGACGGCTGCGAGTACATCATCGACGTGCAACGCGACCGCCCCACCCCGGCGCCCTGGGTCAACGTACTGGCGAACCCGAAGCTCGGTAGCGTCGTCTCCGAAAGCGGCAGCGCATACACCTGGGGTGAGAACGCCCACGAATACCGGCTCACGCCCTGGCACAACGACCCGGTCAGCGACCCCAGCGGCGAAGCCCTCTACCTGCGCGACGAAGACAGCGGTCACTACTGGTCGCCAACCCCCCTGCCCTGCCCGGGCCGCGGCGCATATCGAATTCGCCACGGCTTCGGCTACAGCGTCTTCGAGCACGAGGAGAACGGCATCAACACCGAGCTGTGGGTCTACGTCGCCCTGGAGGCACCGATCAAGTTCTCCCGGCTCAAGGTACGCAACAGCTCCGGCCGGCCCCGCCGGCTTACGGTGACCAGCTACGTGGAATGGGTGCTCGGCGACCTGCGCAGCAGATCGGCCATGCACCTGGTCACCGAAGCTGACCCCTTCAGCGGTGCGCTGCTAGCGCGCAACGCCTACTCCATCGACTTCTCCAGCCGAGTGGCCTTCCTCGACACCGATGCCGAGAACCCGGGATTCACCGGCGACCGCACCGAGTTCATCGGACGCAACGGCAACCTGGCATCGCCGGCCGCGTTGGAACGTGGACGCCTGTCCGGCCGCACCGGCGCAGGCATGGACCCTTGTGGCGCATTCCAGGTGCCCTTGGTACTGGACGAGGGTGAAAGCCGCGAGATCGTCTTTCGGCTGGGCTTCGAGAACGATGCCAAGGCGGCCAACCTTCTGCTGCTCAAGCATCGGGGCACCCTGGCCGCCATCAGTGAACTGGACAAGGTGCGCAGGTACTGGCGGGACACCCTGGGCGCCGTCCGTATCGAGACGCCCGATCCATCCATCGACTTCATGGCCAACGGCTGGCTGATGTACCAGGTCATCGCCAGCCGCTTCATGGCACGCAGCGGCTACTACCAGTCTGGCGGTGCCATCGGCTTCCGCGACCAGCTGCAGGACTGCATGGCGATGGTCCATGCCGACCCGGGCTCCGCGCGCCGTCACCTGCTGCTCTGCGCCGCGCACCAGTTTCCCGAAGGCGACGTGCAGCACTGGTGGCATCCCCCGCAGAACAGGGGCGTGCGCACGGGCTGCTCGGACGACTTCCTCTGGCTGCCGCTGGCCACAAGCCGCTATGTCCAGGTCACCGGGGACGTCACTGTGCTGCACGAAAAGGTCGGCTATATCGAAGGTCGTCGGCTGAACGCGGGCGAAGAGTCCTACTACGATCTGCCGGGCCACTCGCCTCTGGAGGAAAGCCTGTACCAGCACTGCGTGCGAGCCATAGAGAACAGCCTGCCGCGCGGTGAACGCGGACTGCCCCTGATGGGTTGCGGTGACTGGAACGACG includes the following:
- a CDS encoding DEAD/DEAH box helicase, with the translated sequence MDDVAITHSDVYQSWQKHLFNFNLDDPKAKVPGLRKPQLAALYATLGHLVVDPATTATVVMPTGTGKTDTMLALIIAARMSRTLILVPSDALRTQLVNKCAEMKTLRTVGAVSDTALNPIVAAIDSKLVEAQVAELATANIIVATPQALLLFEDAALGVLVNMCSHLMIDEAHHVVAASWSRIKTAFKGKPCIQLTATPFREDGLALAGKIIYNYPLRDAQLDGYFKGIEFHPVREYNLNLSDQAIADKAVELLRADLKAGYNHLMMVRAKSHKRATDLFEIYKQHPDLTPVLIHSKVPNQARVMADIVEKKHRIIVCVDMLGEGFDLPELKIAAIHDQHQSPAVTLQFIGRLTRVDAALGDAKFVANIANQKTDHQMAALYKESADWSAVIRDVSEKKVSREIEKADFSEQFADGEDAQVIFGLNPNPKISAVAYHVSPQDWTPQRAQGLDGRREKLQYISTNDQADTVIAVTRRETPVGWAQTEEILDTNWNLYIAFYNKAQSTLFVHTSGDDTQATHFLNLVTRASRRINGEPAFRTLHDIKLMKLQNVGLSRARKDLRFTMHVGRDINQVISDIEKGNATKSNIFATGFEDGERTTVGCSQKGKIWEMNSSPINYWVEWCKRMSVKLNDNTIDPADVLKNVMRVEQIKDRWPEGLFYSDWPESIAIESEQRIALYFQGETFNLLDVELGKPEYIDARTLEIPVLVAGNDGDERRLTTISINLLEDGYKTSCPGVKILYPHEMPLDSYLDAEPLVLLKVDGSMVQGNYRHYSLNSMDVKLPADLLEPWDWGATKIYQESMRAERRKDSVQGFTFDKIADEYSIVFNDDGKGEIADLVAIRENKNAIYVDLYHCKYCPMTNGVAAPGARVADVYEVCGQASRSVKWLYTGDKFFNRLMDRYQQSLLKGFDRILKGTPQQLEILRNKCHDHELIFKFVIVQPAISAKMVSKEQLAVLGTSYSYIKSISGSDIKVIVSP
- a CDS encoding helix-turn-helix domain-containing protein — translated: MELKQALAQAIKELRKSKDLSQETVGASQSYISDVERGIKSPSVIKLAELAENMGVHPLTILAKSYLLADPELGVDELLEQLRRELESL